A section of the Castanea sativa cultivar Marrone di Chiusa Pesio chromosome 12, ASM4071231v1 genome encodes:
- the LOC142621247 gene encoding TMV resistance protein N-like — translation MASTSSETPSLSLSSSSSSIPGSNYDVFLSFRGEDTRHSFTDHLFEAFRLRGVEAFRDSEKLQLGQEIASELIQAIKNSQYAIVVFSEQYADSRWCLNELTEIVECKKNKRLKVVPVFYHVDPSDVRKQTGPFEKAFDEHQKDDRIDREKIQKWKDAMTEVGNLSGEHLLPHQRSEAKCIKVIVKEILNKLRNTFSEDTVGLIGMKTRVEKLKLHLAMESNDVRIIGIWGTGGMGKTTLAEVVYGMISNEFEACSFIASIREESKKCGLHKIQQILLRELLNDRDLKVHNVHNGVLMIKSRLRNKKILLVLDDVNELDQLKKLAKKNCWFGSGSRIMITTRDKNLLVLLGVKEIYEAEVLNHEEALQLFNLKALKMDHPPEDYGKLSQAFVNYSKGLPLALEVLGSFLFGKNIDEWRNGLDRLNEFPERRILDVLQISFDGLHPTEKKIFLNIACFFNHVYPDFVIKILDYLGLYPKIGLKILIDKSLVKLHKNELWMHDLLQEMGRDIVHQECPKDPGKRSRLWLFEDIDNVLTKNTGTEAIQGMVLKLHEAKKVYWNPEAFSKMGDLKLLKICGVQLMHDLKHLPNSLRVLDWRGYPSKSLTSSSQSKSFENLKFIELSESPKLIEVPSIIEVPNLKSLVLEDCINLRRIHPSIGIHKKLTILNLDGCKNLRCLPSKFEMECLTELRLHGCSKITKIPKFGRNMKRVHLLYLRGTAITTLPTSIEHLTNLCDLDLRNCKNLVHLPDTIFNLKLITTVYLEGCSKLDRLPENLGNARSLNILHLSKTAIRKVPSSIGLLERLYFLDFRGCKGLSSNPIDLLFSYLSLSPASFLTYLYLKDCNLKAISNDIGSLFSLEWLDLSGNDFVCLPESIIRLSNLQEMYLNNCTSLRSLPKLPLNLRRVEAEGCISLEMLPDPLKPSDSLEPSLYLQNCFQLADNQSCIDWFISGIKKSLKLSPSLPLSVLKPKPYYPYAIVIPGSEIPEWFSHQSMGNEVKIKQPSHLCKNMGIAICVMFCTNDDPYQFTTDLSYHLIANGKRIRIEYHPSIYKVSSDHVSLVYVVPQFFDEESNQLLWEGDVNGFSQIRIKIETADSMLKVKKWGIHMKDIEDLDRTMVQNSNSSITPYDGMDVLHHNFDNSSVAVECHKVKRNRDDYNGAEPSGEGSSKRIKRHTETNGNSDSEESSEYKDCDEELSDYEESNERNPDG, via the exons ATGGCTTCCACTAGCTCCGAAACACCTTCTTTATCAttgtcatcatcttcttcttcaattccTGGTTCAAACTACGATGTTTTTCTCAGTTTTCGGGGTGAGGACACCCGCCATAGCTTTACAGACCATTTATTTGAGGCATTTAGATTGAGAGGCGTTGAAGCCTTTAGAGACAGCGAAAAACTCCAACTAGGACAGGAAATTGCTTCTGAGCTCATACAAGCAATAAAAAATTCCCAGTATGCAATCGTTGTTTTCTCAGAACAATATGCTGATTCTAGGTGGTGCTTGAATGAACTTACTGAAATTGttgaatgcaaaaaaaataagagactTAAAGTGGTGCCTGTCTTTTACCACGTAGATCCCTCCGACGTACGGAAGCAGACTGGGCCATTTGAAAAAGCCTTTGACGAACATCAGAAAGATGACAGAATTGACAGAGAGAAGATCCAGAAATGGAAGGATGCTATGACAGAAGTGGGGAATTTATCCGGCGAGCATTTACTGCCACATCAAAG gTCTGAGGCAAAATGTATCAAAGTCATTGTGAAAGAGATattaaataaattgagaaatacATTCTCAGAAGATACTGTTGGACTAATAGGAATGAAAACCCGAGTTGAGAAATTGAAGTTACACTTAGCTATGGAGTCAAATGATGTTCGCATTATAGGAATTTGGGGGACAGGAGGAATGGGTAAGACAACTCTTGCTGAAGTTGTTTATGGTATGATTTCCAATGAATTTGAAGCTTGTAGTTTTATCGCTAGTATTAGGGAAGAATCTAAAAAATGTGGTTTACATAAGATACAACAAATACTTTTGAGGGAACTTTTGAATGATAGAGATTTGAAGGTACACAATGTTCATAATGGAGTTCTCATGATAAAAAGTAGGTTACGTAACAAAAAgattcttcttgttcttgatgaCGTAAATGAATTAGACCAATTGAAGAAGTTAGCTAAGAAGAATTGTTGGTTTGGTTCAGGTAGTAGAATTATGATAACAACAAGAGATAAGAATTTGTTGGTGTTGCTAGGagtaaaagaaatatatgaggCTGAAGTCTTGAATCATGAGGAAGCTCTTcaactttttaatttgaaagCTTTGAAAATGGACCATCCACCTGAAGATTATGGAAAGCTATCTCAAGCTTTTGTAAATTATTCTAAGGGTCTTCCTTTGGCCCTTGAAGTTTTGGGTTCTTTCTTGTTCGGAAAAAACATTGATGAATGGAGAAATGGATTGGATAGGCTCAATGAATTTCCTGAAAGAAGAATTCTCGATGTGCttcaaataagttttgatgGACTACACCcaacagaaaagaaaattttcttaaatattgcatgtttttttaatCACGTGTATCCAGATTTTGTCATAAAAATACTAGACTATCTTGGGCTTTATCCTAAAATTGGATTAAAGATTCTCATTGATAAATCTCTAGTTAAATTGCATAAAAATGAATTGTGGATGCATGATTTACTACAAGAAATGGGCCGAGATATAGTTCATCAAGAGTGCCCTAAAGACCCCGGGAAACGTAGTAGATTGTGGTTGTTTGAAGATATTGACAATGTGTTGACAAAAAATACG GGAACAGAGGCAATTCAAGGCATGGTACTAAAGTTGCATGAAGCAAAAAAGGTATATTGGAATCCTGAAGCCTTTTCAAAGATGGGAGATCTAAAATTGCTTAAAATTTGTGGTGTTCAACTTATGCATGATCTCAAACATCTTCCTAATAGCTTAAGAGTTCTTGATTGGAGAGGGTACCCTTCAAAATCGTTGACATCAAGTTCCCAATCAAAG agttttgagaatttgaaattCATTGAGCTAAGTGAATCTCCAAAACTTATTGAAGTTCCAAGCATCATTGAAGTCCCAAATCTTAAGAGTTTGGTTCTTGaagattgtataaatttacgTAGGATTCACCCATCAATTGGAATTCATAAAAAGCTTACTATTCTTAATTTAGATGGGTGCAAGAACCTCAGATGTCTTCCAAGCAAGTTTGAAATGGAGTGTCTCACGGAACTTAGACTTCATGGTTgctcaaaaataacaaaaattccaaaatttggGAGAAACATGAAACGTGTACACCTCCTTTATTTGAGGGGTACTGCAATTACAACACTACCCACGTCAATTGAGCATTTGACTAACCTTTGTGACTTGGATTTACGTAATTGCAAAAATCTTGTGCATTTACCTGAtaccatttttaatttaaagttgATTACAACAGTCTATCTTGAAGGATGCTCAAAACTGGATAGACTGCCAGAGAACCTAGGGAATGCCAGAAGTCTAAACATATTGCATTTGAGCAAAACTGCTATAAGAAAGGTCCCTTCTTCCATTGGTCTCTTAGAACGTCTTTATTTTCTAGATTTCAGAGGATGCAAGGGGTTATCATCTAATCCCATCGACTTGCTATTCTCTTATCTATCTCTATCACCTGCATCTTTTTTGACCTACTTGTATTTAAAAGACTGCAATCTCAAGGCAATCTCCAATGATATTGGTTCCTTATTCTCTTTAGAATGGTTGGATCTAAGTGGAAATGATTTTGTTTGCCTTCCGGAAAGCATCATTCGACTTTCGAATTTGCAAGAGATGTACTTGAATAATTGCACAAGTCTTCGATCATTGCCAAAGCTTCCATTGAATCTTCGACGCGTTGAGGCAGAAGGTTGTATCTCACTAGAAATGTTACCAGATCCATTAAAACCAAGCGATTCATTGGAACCATCTCTCTATCTTCAAAATTGCTTTCAATTGGCTGACAATCAAAGCTGCATAGACTGGTTTATCTCTGGGATAAAAAAATCCCTcaagctctctccctctcttcctctctcagtCCTAAAACCCAAGCCTTATTATCCATATGCCATTGTTATTCCTGGAAGTGAAATTCCTGAGTGGTTTAGCCACCAAAGCATGGGGAATGAagtgaaaataaaacaaccttCTCATTTGTGTAAGAACATGGGAATTGCTATTTGCGTTATGTTTTGTACGAATGATGATCCATATCAATTCACTACCGATCTTAGTTATCATTTGATAGCCAATGGAAAAAGAATTCGTATTGAATACCATCCCTCAATTTATAAGGTTTCATCAGATCACGTTTCGCTAGTCTATGTGGTTCCTCAATTCTTCGACGAGGAATCAAATCAATTATTGTGGGAAGGTGACGTGAATGGATTCagtcaaattagaattaaaattgAAACCGCTGATTCAATGTTGAAGGTAAAAAAATGGGGGATTCATATGAAAGACATAGAAGATCTTGACCGAACAATGGTCCAGAATAGCAACAGCAGCATCACTCCTTATGATGGCATGGATGTTCTCCATCATAATTTCGACAATTCGTCAGTGGCAGTGGAATGTCACAAAGTCAAGCGCAATCGTGATGATTACAATGGGGCTGAACCCAGTGGAGAAGGAAGCTCAAAAAGGATTAAAAGGCACACAGAAACCAATGGTAACTCTGATTCTGAGGAGTCAAGTGAGTACAAGGACTGTGATGAGGAGTTAAGCGATTATGAAGAATCTAATGAACGTAACCCTGATGGTTAA